Proteins found in one Crassostrea angulata isolate pt1a10 chromosome 3, ASM2561291v2, whole genome shotgun sequence genomic segment:
- the LOC128178925 gene encoding mitochondrial amidoxime-reducing component 1-like has translation MLDEGGHVLLALTVASLARWLTSMWSSRVRRGQFVRVGKVSELNLYPVKSCPGIPLQSARAESAGLVSEGLYDRQWMLVRANGDFLSQRQYSKMALVRVSNHHDNIHLDAPGQPTLVLPKNPPVDQSRLMMTRVWGLKVLGMDCGDEAARWFQTFLQAEGVRLVVSSGPMPKKDSSKMLKPWGNPAQPGDLALFSDCGGYLVMNDASLEDLNGRLQNKVTFKSFRPNIVVSGSQAFAEDCWEEIRIGETNPLYFRMLDPCTRCILTTVNPDTGERNKDRQPLETLKKFRCMPPYGDDPIFGVNAALDNNGTIQIGDPVYALLK, from the exons ATGCTGGACGAGGGAGGACACGTTCTTTTGGCGCTGACGGTGGCGTCTCTGGCGCGATGGCTGACCTCTATGTGGTCGAGCCGGGTCAGGCGGGGACAGTTTGTGAGGGTGGGGAAGGTGTCGGAACTGAACCTTTACCCGGTGAAGTCTTGTCCGGGGATTCCTCTACAGAGTGCTAGGGCAGAGAGCGCTGGATTGGTTTCAGAAGGATTATACGACAG ACAGTGGATGCTGGTGAGGGCAAATGGGGATTTCCTCAGTCAACGTCAATACTCCAAAATGGCCCTCGTCCGCGTGTCTAATCACCATGACAACATTCACCTAGACGCCCCGGGACAGCCCACTTTGGTTTTGCCGAAAAATCCACCTGTGGACCAGAGCAGGTTGATGATGACAAG AGTGTGGGGACTCAAGGTTTTGGGGATGGACTGCGGGGACGAGGCTGCGCGCTGGTTCCAGACCTTCCTGCAGGCGGAGGGCGTTAGATTGGTCGTATCCTCCGGACCCATGCCGAAGAAGGATTCCTCTAAAATGTTGAAACCGTGGGGAAACCCCGCCCAGCCGGGCGATCTG GCACTGTTCTCCGACTGTGGTGGTTATCTGGTGATGAACGACGCCTCGCTGGAAGATCTTAATGGCCGTCTACAGAACAAGGTCACCTTCAAAAGTTTCAGACCAAACATTGTCGTGTCTGGGTCCCAAGCTTTTGCCGAG GACTGTTGGGAAGAAATACGAATTGGTGAAACAAACCCGCTATATTTCCGAATGTTGGACCCTTGTACCAG GTGTATTCTAACAACAGTCAACCCTGACACAGGAGAAAGAAACAAAGACAGACAACCATTGGAAACCCTCAAAAA ATTCCGTTGCATGCCTCCATATGGGGATGACCCAATATTTGGAGTGAATGCTGCTCTGGATAATAATGGAACCATACAGATTGGGGATCCTGTATATGCTCTCCTGAAATGA
- the LOC128178923 gene encoding uncharacterized protein LOC128178923: MMSNPLKIIKILSLFNLLINPPSPVEFSFSDETCETLFQVFSTSPCYKIPDVNFYFHFIDAKMKVDEIFIVSERLVTIVHKCYTLSCNNSARDIFAEKLKKGEHQTLPYFTDGNTWFHFIKREKLYFVATTNKDTSPILVIEILTRLYHVIKDFCGVVSEDSLHENLLLVMEVLNEFMDFGLVQLSTTEKLQPHIQSTPVLTRFNQQPIQDITSRVFGIEKKSLPTPATDTPVISSSVIKDKRKNEIFVDLIERVTGVINADGSISRLEVNGAMKVKNFLHGSPQLKIILNDNVIVQRNSRIKAYGDNVQLDTCVFHESAKVDNPDSPQVLTVCPHIGEFTLMSYSVSGESSITSPFHFVSSVQPIEQSRDMMVTLRIKSRLAVPCVNVRLKFGVPRSVSNISQHLDSPDQSAALEKNDGTILWTLKTLAPQAESVAQFRLINQSGPLNREDMGPVQMKFEISGCLLSGMKIKTVKVLNQEQTTPQKWLRYITVSDSFLVKLV; encoded by the exons ATGATGTCGAATCCtctcaaaataattaaaattctttCTCTTTTCAATCTGTTGATCAATCCCCCAAGTCCCGTTGAATTCTCGTTTAGTGACGAGACTTGTGAGACTT tatttcaggtctttagtacgTCCCCTTGTTACAAGATCCCGGATGTtaacttttactttcattttattgACGCAAAGATGAAAGTAGACGAAATATTTATCGTTTCTGAACGCCTTGTTACCATCGTTCACAAATGTT ATACATTGTCCTGTAATAACTCTGCAAGAGATATTTTTGCCGAGAAATTAAAGAAAGGAGAACACCAGACACTACCATACTTT ACTGATGGCAATACTTGGTTTCATTTCATCAAAAGAGAAAAACTCTATTTTGTTGCCACAACAAATAAGGACACATCACCCATTCTTGTAATTGAGATTCTAACAag gCTTTACCATGTTATCAAAGATTTTTGTGGAGTTGTCTCGGAAGATTCTCTGCATGAAAACTTGCTCCTTGTTATGGAGGTTTTAAATGAGTTCATG GATTTTGGACTTGTTCAGCTGTCCACAACTGAAAAGCTTCAGCCCCATATTCAGTCTACACCAGTTCTTACCAGATTTAACCAGCAACCAATACAGGACATCACATCTAGAGTC TTTGGTATAGAGAAGAAAAGTCTACCCACCCCAGCTACAGACACACCAGTAATAAGTTCATCTGTAATTAAA gACAAGaggaaaaatgaaatatttgtggACCTCATAGAAAGGGTAACCGGTGTGATTAATGCTGAT GGAAGTATAAGTCGTCTAGAAGTAAATGGTGCAATGAAGGTTAAAAATTTCTTACATGGTAGTCCTCAACTCAAGATCATCTTGAATGACAATGTAATTGTCCAGAGAAATTCCAGAATTAAAG CTTATGGAGATAATGTCCAGCTTGATACCTGTGTTTTTCACGAATCTGCAAAGGTAGACAACCCAGACTCACCACAAGTACTGACTGTCTGTCCACACATCGGAGAG TTTACTCTGATGTCATACAGTGTGAGTGGGGAGAGCAGCATTACCTCCCCTTTTCATTTTGTCTCCTCTGTCCAACCAATAGAACAAAGCAG AGACATGATGGTGACCTTGAGGATAAAAAGTAGATTAGCTGTGCCCTGTGTTAATGTGCGTCTAAAGTTTGGAGTTCCCCGGTCTGTGTCAAA CATCTCCCAGCACTTGGATAGCCCTGACCAGTCAGCTGCTTTGGAGAAGAATGATGGCACAATTCTGTGGACCCTGAAAACTCTGGCACCACAAGCCGAGTCAGTAGCCCAATTCAGG CTGATAAACCAGTCAGGCCCACTAAACAGGGAAGATATGGGACCAGTTCAGATGAAGTTTGAAATTTCTGGTTGCTTGTTGTCAGGAATGAAGATAAAAACTGTTAAAGTTTTGAATCAAGAGCAGACAACTCCACAGAAATGGCTGCGGTACATCACTGTTAGTGACTCATTTCTTGTCAAACTTGTATAG
- the LOC128178921 gene encoding RAC-alpha serine/threonine-protein kinase-like isoform X2, with protein sequence MSNSDTHIPVVKEGYLWKRGEHIKNWRKRYFILRQDGAFLGYRTKPEHGLGDPLNDFTVKDCQLMKQEKPKPNTFIIRGLQWTVVVERMFYVESNEEREDWIAAIRSVAENLKVTEEEGGLLEKEKKKVSLDDFEFLKVLGKGTFGKVILCKEKTTNHLYAIKILKKQVIIAKDEVAHTLTENRVLQTTKHPFLTQLKYSFQTPDRLCFVMEYVNGGELFFHLSRERIFSEDRTRFYGAEIISALGYLHENNIVYRDLKLENLLLDKDGHIKIADFGLCKEEMYYGASTKTFCGTPEYLAPEVLEDNDYGRAVDWWGTGVVMYEMMCGRLPFYNRDHDILFELILLQQVKFPRTLSEDATSLLSGLLVKDPKQRLGGTEDDVKVIVAHPFFKSINWQDLVEKKIQPPWKPDVKSSWDTKYIPDEFAREITFLTPPGQEHLSESMRHELDSIDEEGELPYFEQFSFHGNSSKSFGGYLSESVRHTDELF encoded by the exons ATGAGTAATTCTGACACTCACATACCTGTTGTTAAGGAGGGCTATCTCTGGAAAAGGG GAGAGCACATCAAGAACTGGAGGAAAAGGTACTTTATCTTACGGCAGGACGGGGCCTTCCTGGGATACAGGACCAAACCGGAGCATGGGCTGGGGGACCCCCTCAATGATTTCACAGTCAAAG ACTGCCAGTTGATGAAACAAGAGAAGCCCAAGCCAAACACATTTATCATCCGGGGACTACAATGGACAGTGGTAGTGGAGCGAATGTTTTATGTGGAAAGTAATGAGGAACGCGAGGACTGGATCGCTGCCATTCGCTCTGTGGCGGAAAATCTGAAAGTCACTGAAGAAGAAGGAGGGTTGCTcgaaaaagagaaaaagaaagtg TCATTGGATGATTTTGAATTCCTGAAAGTCCTCGGGAAGGGCACCTTTGGTAAAGTAATCCTTTGTAAGGAGAAAACAACCAATCACCTGTATGCCATTAAGATTCTGAAAAAACAGGTCATCATTGCCAAG GATGAAGTTGCACACACTCTTACAGAAAACAGAGTTTTACAGACTACTAAGCATCCATTTCTAACT CAACTGAAGTATTCCTTTCAAACGCCTGACAGACTTTGTTTTGTTATGGAGTATGTCAATGGTGGAGAACTCTTCTTTCATTTGTCACGAGAACGAATATTCAGTGAGGACCGGACACGGTTCTATGGAGCAGAAATTATCTCCGCTCTAGGATACttgcatgaaaataatattgtatatagAGATCTCAAG TTGGAGAATTTATTACTGGACAAAGATGGGCATATAAAGATAGCAGACTTTGGTCTCTGTAAGGAGGAGATGTATTATGGTGCTAGTACAAAGACCTTCTGTGGAACACCTGAGTATTTGGCACCTGAG gtgcttgaggacaatGACTATGGTCGCGCGGTGGACTGGTGGGGGACTGGTGTTGTGATGTACGAGATGATGTGTGGCAGATTACCATTCTATAATCGTGATCATGACATTTTGTTTGAACTTATCTTGCTTCAACAAGTCAAATTTCCTCGGACTTTGTCGGAGGACGCTACCTCTCTCTTATCAGGCCTGCTGGTCAAGGACCCCAAACAAAG GTTGGGAGGAACAGAAGATGATGTTAAAGTTATCGTAGCTCACCCATTCTTTAAAAGCATCAACTGGCAAGATCTCGTAGAAAAAAAG ATTCAGCCCCCTTGGAAGCCTGATGTCAAAAGTTCTTGGGATACAAAGTATATCCCCGATGAGTTTGCTCGCGAGATCACATTTTTAACTCCCCCTGGCCAGGAACATCTCTCGGAGAGCATGAGACACGAGTTGGACTCCATTGATGAAGAAGGCGAGCTCCCATACTTTGAGCAGTTCTCATTCCATGGGAACAGCAGTAAGAGTTTTGGCGGATACTTAAGCGAGTCTGTGAGACATACCGATGAGCTATTTTAA
- the LOC128178922 gene encoding RAC-beta serine/threonine-protein kinase-like produces the protein MPSRVGSAAIGEATQGPKEVAPIVKEGYLFKRGEYIRNWRARYYILRADGVFHGFKSKEEAQTSAEIQNDFMLQEDVNIVTQEKPKLNTFIVQGIILRGMQVDRIYYTETAEDREEWISAIQAVVDALGVGNWRSAFNELGEREEKMYDISLLNSSSKTLNDLPPNLIVRPLQLSDYDKGFLELLSQRSNTGNISKPEFRSLFKKMASPSNTYYVTVVEDTAINRVISTATLVTELQFNQRSPMVGWIKDIVIDNSKGNQPQLKNVLVNTLKDLGETCGCSRVESINTSLGTQDGDI, from the exons ATGCCATCAAGAGTAGGGAG TGCTGCGATAGGCGAGGCTACACAGGGCCCTAAAGAGGTTGCTCCAATCGTCAAAGAGGGGTACCTGTTTAAGAGAG GGGAGTATATACGTAACTGGCGGGCCCGTTACTACATCCTTAGAGCTGATGGCGTGTTTCATGGCTTCAAGTCAAAAGAGGAGGCTCAGACGTCAGCAGAAATCCAGAATGACTTCATGTTACAGG AGGATGTTAACATAGTAACCCAAGAAAAGCCCAAGTTAAACACCTTCATTGTACAAGGAATAATTCTCCGTGGTATGCAGGTGGATAGGATATATTACACAGAGACAGCAGAGGACCGAGAGGAGTGGATCAGTGCCATACAAGCAGTTGTGGATGCTCTTGGG GTTGGCAACTGGAGATCTGCTTTCAATGAACTAGGAGAGAGAGAAGAGAAGATGTATGATATCTCCCTGCTGAACTCCTCCAGTAAAACATTAAATGACCTGCCACCCAATCTAATCGTTCGTCCTCTACAGCTATCGGACTACGATAAAG GTTTTCTTGAGCTGTTGTCGCAAAGAAGCAACACAGGAAATATTTCCAAACCAGAGTTTAGAA gcttatttaaaaaaatggcaTCTCCTTCAAATACCTACTATGTAACAGTGGTTGAGGATACAGCTATTAACCGAGTCATTTCTACTGCAACACTTGTCACAGAACTCCAGTTTAACCAAAGAAGTCCAATG GTTGGGTGGATCAAGGACATTGTTATTGACAACAGCAAGGGGAACCAACCACAGCTAAAAAATGT ATTGGTGAACACTTTAAAGGATCTTGGGGAAACATGTGGCTGTAGTCGAGTAGAAAGCATCAATACATCTTTGGGGACACAAGATGGAGATATCTAG
- the LOC128178921 gene encoding RAC-alpha serine/threonine-protein kinase-like isoform X1 has translation MSNSDTHIPVVKEGYLWKRGEHIKNWRKRYFILRQDGAFLGYRTKPEHGLGDPLNDFTVKDCQLMKQEKPKPNTFIIRGLQWTVVVERMFYVESNEEREDWIAAIRSVAENLKVTEEEGGLLEKEKKKVSLDDFEFLKVLGKGTFGKVILCKEKTTNHLYAIKILKKQVIIAKDEVAHTLTENRVLQTTKHPFLTQLKYSFQTPDRLCFVMEYVNGGELFFHLSRERIFSEDRTRFYGAEIISALGYLHENNIVYRDLKLENLLLDKDGHIKIADFGLCKEEMYYGASTKTFCGTPEYLAPEVLEDNDYGRAVDWWGTGVVMYEMMCGRLPFYNRDHDILFELILLQQVKFPRTLSEDATSLLSGLLVKDPKQRLGGTEDDVKVIVAHPFFKSINWQDLVEKKIPPPFTPQVTSETDTRYFDDTFTGESVELTPPPAPAMPEFEASSHSLDRIDEDMAEVDTPYFEKFSYHGSKMSLAQSHNSVMSFDTTWST, from the exons ATGAGTAATTCTGACACTCACATACCTGTTGTTAAGGAGGGCTATCTCTGGAAAAGGG GAGAGCACATCAAGAACTGGAGGAAAAGGTACTTTATCTTACGGCAGGACGGGGCCTTCCTGGGATACAGGACCAAACCGGAGCATGGGCTGGGGGACCCCCTCAATGATTTCACAGTCAAAG ACTGCCAGTTGATGAAACAAGAGAAGCCCAAGCCAAACACATTTATCATCCGGGGACTACAATGGACAGTGGTAGTGGAGCGAATGTTTTATGTGGAAAGTAATGAGGAACGCGAGGACTGGATCGCTGCCATTCGCTCTGTGGCGGAAAATCTGAAAGTCACTGAAGAAGAAGGAGGGTTGCTcgaaaaagagaaaaagaaagtg TCATTGGATGATTTTGAATTCCTGAAAGTCCTCGGGAAGGGCACCTTTGGTAAAGTAATCCTTTGTAAGGAGAAAACAACCAATCACCTGTATGCCATTAAGATTCTGAAAAAACAGGTCATCATTGCCAAG GATGAAGTTGCACACACTCTTACAGAAAACAGAGTTTTACAGACTACTAAGCATCCATTTCTAACT CAACTGAAGTATTCCTTTCAAACGCCTGACAGACTTTGTTTTGTTATGGAGTATGTCAATGGTGGAGAACTCTTCTTTCATTTGTCACGAGAACGAATATTCAGTGAGGACCGGACACGGTTCTATGGAGCAGAAATTATCTCCGCTCTAGGATACttgcatgaaaataatattgtatatagAGATCTCAAG TTGGAGAATTTATTACTGGACAAAGATGGGCATATAAAGATAGCAGACTTTGGTCTCTGTAAGGAGGAGATGTATTATGGTGCTAGTACAAAGACCTTCTGTGGAACACCTGAGTATTTGGCACCTGAG gtgcttgaggacaatGACTATGGTCGCGCGGTGGACTGGTGGGGGACTGGTGTTGTGATGTACGAGATGATGTGTGGCAGATTACCATTCTATAATCGTGATCATGACATTTTGTTTGAACTTATCTTGCTTCAACAAGTCAAATTTCCTCGGACTTTGTCGGAGGACGCTACCTCTCTCTTATCAGGCCTGCTGGTCAAGGACCCCAAACAAAG GTTGGGAGGAACAGAAGATGATGTTAAAGTTATCGTAGCTCACCCATTCTTTAAAAGCATCAACTGGCAAGATCTCGTAGAAAAAAAG ATTCCACCACCCTTCACGCCTCAGGTGACCTCTGAGACTGACACCAGGTATTTTGATGACACCTTTACGGGGGAGTCTGTGGAATTAACCCCACCCCCAGCACCAGCCATGCCAGAATTCGAGGCTTCCAGTCACTCTCTGGACCGAATCGATGAAGATATGGCAGAAGTGGACACCCCGTATTTCGAGAAGTTTTCCTACCATGGCAGTAAGATGAGCCTTGCCCAAAGTCACAATAGCGTCATGAGCTTCGATACCACATGGAGCACATGA